Proteins encoded by one window of Arachis hypogaea cultivar Tifrunner chromosome 1, arahy.Tifrunner.gnm2.J5K5, whole genome shotgun sequence:
- the LOC112790921 gene encoding uncharacterized protein — protein sequence MYSTRPRSLLKKDVNALSEAPSSEGPNSGFLVLQDEAAQSYGFFGLLKNRNISHFPFPQSKNLTVNTDSAVGDSGSTGDYHEVMFVPVLNQPLSSNCYYVIWRKGKHQGEACTSSTEEDMGTTCLCCNSVKDVKQRPLDPFNQYQQFQIITKRSGFHAKSVAPDGIPPSFLRTKGWTVEASTPKNYNLEEALGLNQLLRGQLPAFDFPLSNDSSGSVVIGNWYCPFMFVKEGMELKDQMKRSVFYTLTLEQRWEKVLSMKNSNMGSEGNGVLVDVVVETEFAMVGGKEADWGEGNCVDGVVWFSVGREVSVGLNFVIVERMKWEQERGGWLGRNKRQDRIIRDEKFEGGIKWENFGCYMLVESFVLKRMDGSFVLTYGFRHTNQIMCKWE from the exons ATGTATTCAACAAGGCCTCGTTCATTGTTAAAAAAAGACGTTAATGCCCTTTCTGAGGCACCTTCTTCAGAGGGTCCAAATTCAGGTTTTCTTGTTCTCCAAGATGAAGCAGCACAAAGCTACGGTTTCTTTGGTTTGTTGAAGAACAGAAACATCAGCCATTTCCCTTTTCCTCAGAGCAAGAATCTGACCGTCAATACTGATAGTGCAGTTGGAGATTCAGGGTCCACAGGGGATTACCACGAAGTTATGTTCGTTCCAGTTCTTAATCAGCCCTTGTCTTCCAACTGCTACTATGTTATATGGAGGAAAGGAAAGCATCAAGG GGAGGCATGTACAAGCTCAACGGAAGAGGATATGGGAACTACTTGTTTATGCTGCAATTCTGTTAAAGATGTTAAACAAAGACCTTTGGACCCCTTCAACCAATATCAACAATTCCAGATAATCACGAAGCGTTCTGGTTTCCATGCAAAGTCTGTTGCTCCTGATGGGATCCCTCCTTCATTCTTAAGGACGAAAGGTTGGACTGTTGAAGCTTCTACACCCAAGAATTACAATTTGGAAGAAGCTCTTGGCCTAAATCAATTGTTGCGCGGTCAATTACCAGCATTCGATTTCCCATTGTCTAATGATAGCTCTGGTTCTGTGGTCATTGGGAATTGGTACTGTCCATTTATGTTTGTGAAGGAAGGAATGGAACTCAAGGACCAAATGAAAAGATCTGTGTTTTACACATTGACACTTGAGCAAAGATGGGAGAAGGTTTTGTCAATGAAGAATAGTAATATGGGTAGTGAAGGAAATGGGGTGTTAGTGGATGTTGTTGTTGAAACAGAATTTGCTATGGTGGGTGGAAAGGAAGCTGATTGGGGTGAAGGAAATTGTGTTGATGGAGTGGTTTGGTTTAGTGTGGGAAGAGAGGTTAGTGTTGGATTGAATTTCGTTATTGTGGAGAGAATGAAATGGGAGCAAGAAAGAGGTGGTTGGTTGGGTAGGAATAAGAGGCAAGATAGGATAATTAGAGATGAGAAATTTGAAGGGGGAATTAAATGGGAAAATTTTGGGTGTTATATGCTTGTGGAAAGCTTTGTTTTGAAGAGAATGGATGGAAGCTTTGTGTTAACTTATGGTTTCAGACACACGAATCAAATTATGTGTAAATGGGAGTGA